A stretch of bacterium DNA encodes these proteins:
- a CDS encoding nitroreductase family protein — MNKLKLVPLSNYVQYSEDEMKQKIASFTALLQTRRTVREFSSRPVPTEVIAGCIQAAATAPNGANMQPWHFVVVHDPTVKKQIREAAEIEEREFYEKRAPQEWLDALAPLGTNENKPFLEEAPCLIVVFAQAYGVLPDGRKVKNYYVTESVGIATGVLITAVHYSGLVSLTHTPSPMGFLNQILNRPSQERPFLILVVGYPAENAMVPDIQKKTFAEIATFI, encoded by the coding sequence GTGAATAAACTAAAACTGGTCCCGCTCAGCAACTATGTTCAGTATTCAGAAGATGAGATGAAGCAGAAGATTGCTTCTTTTACGGCCTTGCTTCAAACGAGACGAACCGTTCGTGAATTCTCCAGCCGCCCGGTTCCAACGGAGGTTATCGCAGGTTGCATTCAAGCCGCAGCAACGGCGCCGAACGGCGCTAATATGCAGCCATGGCATTTTGTTGTGGTCCATGATCCCACGGTAAAAAAACAAATCCGGGAGGCGGCTGAAATTGAGGAGAGAGAGTTCTACGAAAAGCGAGCCCCTCAGGAATGGTTGGATGCTTTGGCTCCGCTTGGGACAAACGAAAACAAACCTTTCCTTGAAGAAGCACCTTGTTTGATCGTTGTGTTTGCTCAGGCTTATGGGGTTTTGCCTGATGGACGAAAAGTGAAAAATTATTACGTAACGGAATCAGTTGGAATCGCTACCGGAGTGTTGATTACAGCCGTTCACTACTCGGGTCTTGTATCTTTAACACATACTCCAAGCCCGATGGGGTTTTTGAATCAGATTCTCAATCGGCCATCACAGGAGCGTCCCTTCTTGATTCTTGTCGTTGGATATCCCGCCGAAAATGCGATGGTTCCTGATATTCAGAAAAAAACTTTCGCAGAGATCGCCACGTTCATATGA
- the mug gene encoding G/U mismatch-specific DNA glycosylase produces the protein MSPSSEEILKAVDKTLRDVIAPNLRILFCGINPGLYSAAVGHNFARPGNRFWPALFGANFTDRLLAPAEEKMLLQYDCGITNIVKRATASAEELHKKELIAGAKEVVRKVLHYKPDYLAVVGVTAYRVAFAAPKAKLGLQKDNIGKTFVWVLPNPSGMNAHYQLPDLIRCFKELRAYAFVK, from the coding sequence ATGAGCCCTTCGTCCGAAGAGATTCTAAAAGCTGTCGATAAGACATTGCGCGATGTGATTGCACCGAATCTGAGAATACTCTTTTGCGGGATCAATCCCGGCCTGTATTCGGCCGCTGTGGGTCATAACTTCGCCAGGCCGGGAAACCGGTTTTGGCCGGCGCTTTTCGGCGCAAATTTCACAGACAGGCTTCTTGCTCCAGCGGAGGAGAAAATGCTACTTCAATATGATTGCGGAATCACAAATATCGTAAAGCGGGCGACAGCTTCGGCTGAAGAATTGCACAAAAAAGAATTAATCGCAGGAGCCAAAGAGGTCGTCAGAAAAGTCCTTCATTACAAGCCTGATTATCTGGCGGTGGTCGGCGTCACCGCCTATCGCGTAGCTTTTGCTGCACCCAAAGCAAAATTGGGGTTGCAGAAAGACAACATCGGAAAGACATTTGTTTGGGTTTTGCCAAATCCGAGCGGCATGAATGCGCACTATCAATTGCCCGATCTCATCCGGTGTTTCAAAGAATTGCGAGCGTATGCGTTTGTGAAGTGA
- a CDS encoding O-antigen ligase family protein encodes MQGNLDWFAEKRFLYAIAILLSVFAGIAAVLVDRPMLLLSGSLYLLLLAVVLLRLHWGIYVLLIASMLSIIAVEVGPFTVRPDQLVTLILAMVLFVLVISGKRPLVTTSLDWFIISYLMLNVISSLAHAPDLRTSLQRCLMLTITMGAYFVGTQLIRTPKILSKVISLLIVFGVTEAIYGILSVILLSKGVNIGGAYITTGDIYATGTFLEGNIFGSFQMMIGLILLSFLFTENTGVGKGLILIALVLVLVASMMSFTRAAWLGFFLGSLSYLVFNRKKLFLLISKHLAPILIGFLCVLLAGYFLSASITRGSMSLVDRYAERVQRILDYRSGTGSARVEAWRYSIHFWKQNPILGNGTDSIKVLASGSSMPVFGGDYWIPNSIILALHDTGVIGLLSFCAIQIVFLWNLRSAAKRASSPYHRALLEGFFAAFIGALFAYIFTNAFWLVFIWVFMAIGISCSILAPKVSLDSSFQ; translated from the coding sequence ATGCAAGGAAATTTAGATTGGTTCGCAGAGAAGAGATTCCTCTATGCGATAGCGATCCTTCTTAGTGTATTCGCGGGCATTGCCGCGGTATTGGTAGACCGGCCGATGCTTCTCCTTTCGGGGTCTCTCTATTTGCTACTTCTGGCCGTAGTACTTCTCCGATTACACTGGGGAATTTACGTTTTGCTGATTGCATCCATGCTAAGCATCATAGCAGTTGAAGTGGGACCGTTCACCGTGCGGCCTGATCAGCTGGTCACTCTCATCCTTGCTATGGTCCTTTTTGTTCTTGTAATTTCCGGAAAACGACCTTTGGTAACCACATCGCTCGACTGGTTCATCATCTCTTATTTGATGTTGAATGTTATTTCTTCCCTGGCCCACGCACCCGACTTGAGAACAAGCTTGCAAAGATGTCTCATGCTCACAATCACGATGGGCGCCTATTTTGTCGGTACGCAATTGATTCGAACACCGAAAATTCTGTCGAAGGTGATTTCGTTGTTGATTGTCTTTGGTGTTACGGAAGCGATTTATGGAATCCTCTCCGTCATTTTGCTCTCCAAAGGTGTTAACATTGGCGGGGCTTATATTACAACAGGTGATATTTACGCGACGGGGACATTTCTCGAAGGGAACATATTCGGAAGTTTCCAAATGATGATTGGTTTAATTCTCCTGAGTTTTCTCTTTACAGAGAATACCGGAGTTGGAAAAGGCTTGATTTTGATAGCCCTTGTTCTCGTTCTGGTTGCGTCTATGATGAGCTTTACGCGCGCAGCCTGGTTGGGGTTCTTTTTAGGTTCTCTATCTTATCTTGTTTTTAACCGGAAAAAGCTATTCCTGCTGATATCAAAGCATCTTGCTCCCATTTTGATTGGTTTTCTTTGTGTTTTGCTCGCCGGATACTTTTTGTCTGCATCTATAACGAGGGGATCCATGAGTTTGGTAGATCGCTATGCAGAGCGTGTGCAGAGAATATTGGACTATCGTTCCGGCACCGGATCGGCGCGCGTGGAAGCCTGGAGATATTCGATTCATTTCTGGAAACAGAATCCCATTCTTGGAAATGGGACCGACTCCATTAAGGTTCTTGCCAGTGGTAGTTCTATGCCAGTGTTTGGCGGAGATTACTGGATCCCCAATTCGATTATCCTGGCGCTGCACGACACCGGTGTCATAGGATTGCTTTCTTTTTGCGCGATCCAGATCGTATTTCTATGGAACCTTCGAAGCGCGGCGAAGAGGGCCTCCAGCCCGTACCATCGAGCACTACTGGAGGGCTTTTTTGCAGCTTTCATCGGCGCGCTTTTTGCCTACATTTTTACGAATGCATTCTGGCTTGTTTTCATCTGGGTGTTCATGGCAATCGGTATTTCCTGTTCCATCCTGGCTCCGAAAGTCTCCTTAGATTCTTCGTTCCAGTAA
- a CDS encoding glycosyltransferase family 4 protein: MRIGIDAHSAERDGTGNCTYIQNLILHLTKLDTNNQYVLFVTDRNHSFYKNLEDRKNVEMVPIRHSPAWLRVFFSLCLATKRKKIDVLHVQYFAPFRHRGVLINTIHDITPFRFPEYFSRFERLLFRILLPSSARRARLILTSSVVSKDDLIRLMQLPKDKIRVGYLGVDQNVFSNHQKADDNGARNRYPLNDKFLLYVGRIDPRKNLTRLIQAYTHLRSNSAIEHKLLIAGKIYFKPERLHEVLEECKYRHDIHFCGYVPEEDLPVLYRAADLFIYTSEYEGFGLPPLEAMASGTPVVASDIPIFREILADAALLVNPVDVHSIVAGIERVLTDFELRKKLTEKAKSHVQKFNWNNTALITLRSYEEAINRPS, translated from the coding sequence ATGCGCATTGGAATTGATGCACACTCAGCTGAACGGGACGGAACGGGGAATTGCACCTATATACAAAATCTGATTCTTCATCTGACGAAATTGGACACCAACAATCAATACGTTCTATTCGTAACGGACCGGAATCATTCTTTTTATAAGAACCTCGAAGACCGCAAGAACGTCGAAATGGTTCCAATCCGCCACTCCCCGGCATGGCTTAGAGTGTTTTTTTCACTTTGTCTGGCTACGAAGCGCAAGAAGATTGATGTGCTCCACGTGCAGTACTTTGCTCCCTTTCGTCACCGCGGAGTTTTGATTAACACAATTCACGACATAACACCCTTTCGATTCCCTGAATATTTCAGTCGTTTTGAGCGGTTGCTGTTCAGAATTCTTCTTCCCAGTTCGGCAAGAAGAGCCCGTTTGATTTTGACTTCTTCGGTGGTTTCCAAGGATGATTTGATCCGCCTGATGCAGCTGCCGAAAGACAAGATTCGTGTAGGTTACTTAGGAGTAGATCAAAACGTTTTTTCAAATCATCAAAAGGCGGACGACAATGGTGCCAGAAATCGTTATCCATTAAACGATAAATTCCTGCTGTATGTTGGTAGAATCGATCCCCGCAAGAATCTCACGCGTTTGATCCAGGCTTATACACATTTGCGAAGCAATAGCGCAATTGAGCACAAATTATTGATTGCCGGGAAAATCTATTTTAAGCCCGAGAGGCTTCATGAGGTATTAGAAGAGTGTAAATATCGTCACGATATTCATTTCTGCGGGTACGTCCCTGAAGAAGATCTACCGGTCCTCTATCGCGCTGCGGATCTTTTCATCTATACATCCGAATACGAAGGTTTTGGCCTGCCTCCGCTGGAAGCGATGGCATCGGGGACTCCGGTTGTTGCTTCCGACATTCCCATTTTCCGCGAAATTCTGGCGGATGCCGCACTTCTGGTAAATCCCGTCGATGTTCACTCAATCGTAGCCGGCATTGAGAGAGTACTGACAGATTTCGAGCTGAGGAAAAAGCTGACTGAGAAAGCAAAGAGTCACGTTCAAAAGTTTAATTGGAACAATACTGCCCTGATTACTCTTAGAAGTTACGAAGAGGCGATCAATCGGCCTTCATGA